A genomic region of Leptotrichia hofstadii contains the following coding sequences:
- a CDS encoding DUF3829 domain-containing protein — MKRKILFLIMLLTFVMSCGSKKNSDSSGNDLKDVGKFNYYASVYNDMSEINAGISEYFREAGEAEKIKKSETVKNITVNEGTIEKLQKGISINYRMENLDKVAKELLPVLKELKIVTDDMNNYYSGKDYTSDNFSKAQELHTKFLAIIKKYEKLDNEFGAALVVREKENFESSLNKYKKDNSLIKYNMLVLINESKNFIGEMKTQNLNTANYTQGDLTKLKPIQQKIVETSNNLQKLIKDEKQLKKEKFRAEEFTTFQRSLASYKASVASFISRIERKHPANPGEIKQPWMTESTEGMPNNVLREYGNLVDDYNSIMGKSN, encoded by the coding sequence ATGAAAAGAAAAATACTGTTTTTAATTATGTTATTAACATTTGTAATGTCTTGTGGGAGTAAAAAAAATAGTGATAGTAGCGGCAATGACTTAAAAGATGTTGGAAAGTTTAATTATTATGCGAGTGTCTATAATGATATGTCAGAGATTAATGCAGGAATTTCTGAATATTTTAGGGAAGCAGGAGAAGCGGAGAAGATTAAAAAGTCTGAAACTGTGAAAAATATAACTGTCAATGAAGGTACGATTGAGAAACTTCAAAAAGGGATTTCTATAAATTATAGAATGGAAAATCTGGATAAGGTGGCGAAGGAATTGCTGCCAGTATTGAAAGAATTAAAAATTGTTACAGATGATATGAATAATTATTATTCTGGAAAAGATTATACAAGTGATAATTTTTCAAAGGCACAGGAGTTACATACCAAATTTCTTGCAATTATAAAAAAATATGAAAAACTTGATAATGAATTTGGAGCTGCGCTTGTGGTACGGGAAAAGGAAAATTTTGAAAGCAGCTTGAACAAATATAAGAAAGACAATAGTTTGATAAAGTATAATATGCTTGTACTAATAAATGAGTCCAAAAACTTTATTGGAGAAATGAAAACTCAAAATCTGAATACAGCAAACTATACTCAAGGCGACTTGACAAAGTTAAAGCCAATACAGCAAAAAATAGTAGAAACTTCAAATAATCTTCAGAAGCTGATAAAGGATGAAAAGCAGCTAAAAAAAGAGAAATTTAGAGCTGAAGAATTTACAACGTTCCAACGCAGTCTTGCGAGTTACAAGGCTTCTGTAGCTTCATTTATTTCAAGAATAGAAAGAAAGCACCCAGCCAATCCTGGAGAAATTAAACAGCCTTGGATGACAGAAAGTACAGAAGGCATGCCTAACAATGTCTTGAGGGAATATGGAAATCTGGTTGATGATTATAACAGCATTATGGGAAAATCGAATTAA